One genomic region from Anthonomus grandis grandis chromosome 1, icAntGran1.3, whole genome shotgun sequence encodes:
- the LOC126740901 gene encoding uncharacterized protein LOC126740901, translating into MSKEKATISNQTDGIEKNLNIESPIPSTSYQQNNENIFISPKEFQPPLRAAARKNTRKRRKAGRSLIATDTPEKDLLEMEQQGKRRIVPKKTKRVLMESSSSSSDTSLVLDSDNETSEDEALPDMADIDLADIKTILPKPHINGSTSRQNSYFKFNVNLGLLDVR; encoded by the exons ATGTCAAAAGAAAAAGCTACTATATCCAATCAAACAGATGGTATCGAGAAAAACCTAAATATCGAGTCTCCTATTCCATCCACTTCGTATCAACAAaacaacgaaaatatttttatatctccCAAAGAATTTCAACCACCACTCCGTGCAGCCGCCAGAAAAAATACAAGGAAAAGACGCAAAGCGGGAAGGAGTCTAATTGCAACTGACACTCCTGAAAAGGACCTCTTGGAAATGGAGCAACAAGGTAAAAGACGAATAGTTCCGAAGAAGACAAAGAGAGTCCTAATGGAAAGTTCATCGTCAAGCTCAGACACATCGTTGGTTTTAGACAGTGATAATGAGACATCAGAAGATGAAGCGTTGCCAG ATATGGCAGATATAGATCTAGCGgacataaaaactattttaccaAAGCCTCATATTAATGGAAGTACCTCAAGGCaaaattcctattttaaatttaatgttaatttaggTTTATTAGATGTTCgttaa